A genome region from Candidatus Eremiobacterota bacterium includes the following:
- a CDS encoding DsbA family protein, which produces MEDDGLMRLAVPVGPEDHVRGPASAPVTLVEYGDFECPYCGVAYPVVKQLEKKYAGKLRVVFRSFPLEQHPHAQKAAEAGEFAADHGKFWELHDLLYEHQRALDERHLLGYAETLGLEAGALETALREETYAPIVAETKEGGEESGIPGTPAFFLNGVLFEDEPTPENLSHAVDYLLEHGTFA; this is translated from the coding sequence ATGGAAGACGACGGGCTGATGCGGTTGGCGGTCCCGGTCGGGCCGGAGGACCACGTGCGCGGGCCGGCGAGCGCGCCGGTGACGCTGGTCGAGTACGGCGACTTCGAGTGCCCGTACTGCGGCGTCGCATATCCTGTGGTCAAACAGCTGGAGAAGAAGTACGCCGGCAAGCTGCGGGTGGTGTTCCGGAGCTTTCCGCTCGAGCAGCACCCGCATGCGCAGAAAGCCGCCGAAGCCGGCGAGTTCGCCGCCGACCACGGCAAGTTCTGGGAGCTGCACGACCTGCTCTACGAGCACCAGCGCGCGCTCGATGAGCGCCACCTGCTGGGCTACGCGGAGACGCTCGGCCTCGAGGCCGGCGCGCTCGAGACGGCGTTGCGCGAGGAGACGTATGCGCCGATCGTCGCGGAGACGAAAGAGGGCGGCGAAGAGAGCGGGATCCCCGGAACGCCGGCGTTCTTTCTGAACGGCGTGCTCTTCGAAGACGAGCCGACGCCGGAAAACCTCTCGCACGCCGTCGACTATCTGCTGGAACACGGCACCTTTGCGTGA
- a CDS encoding GNAT family N-acetyltransferase, whose product MSEPAAVSESRVVLARVRRADADELIALNRESVDYHEPWETAFKDRAHFDRWFERSITGRHVSLIARERATNEVVGVINFNDVVMGALRGAYCGYWGYPRTGRRGLMTEALRAAVRFGFEELGLHRIEANIQPGNARSLALARRAGFTKEGFSPRYLFLSGAWRDHERWAILAEDTEAF is encoded by the coding sequence CTGAGCGAGCCCGCGGCGGTATCCGAATCGCGCGTCGTCCTGGCCCGGGTCAGGCGCGCCGACGCCGACGAGCTGATCGCGCTGAACCGTGAGAGCGTCGACTATCACGAGCCGTGGGAGACCGCGTTCAAGGACCGCGCACATTTTGACCGCTGGTTCGAGCGCAGCATCACGGGCCGGCACGTCTCGCTGATCGCGCGCGAGCGCGCGACGAACGAGGTCGTCGGCGTGATCAACTTCAACGACGTCGTCATGGGCGCGCTGCGCGGCGCGTACTGCGGCTACTGGGGCTATCCGCGCACCGGCCGCCGCGGCTTGATGACCGAAGCGCTCCGCGCGGCGGTCCGCTTCGGCTTCGAAGAGCTCGGTCTGCACCGCATCGAAGCGAACATTCAGCCGGGCAACGCACGCTCGCTCGCCCTCGCCCGCCGCGCGGGGTTCACCAAGGAAGGCTTCTCGCCGCGCTACCTTTTCCTGAGCGGCGCGTGGCGCGATCACGAACGCTGGGCGATCCTCGCCGAGGATACGGAGGCGTTCTGA